A window of the Rhizobium sp. CB3090 genome harbors these coding sequences:
- the tnpB gene encoding IS66 family insertion sequence element accessory protein TnpB (TnpB, as the term is used for proteins encoded by IS66 family insertion elements, is considered an accessory protein, since TnpC, encoded by a neighboring gene, is a DDE family transposase.), with translation MIGPGTGVRVYIACGVTDMRKGIEGLAALAQDVLRQKPTGGAVFAFRGKRGDRLKLLYFDGQGFCLYYKILQKGRFPWPLAADGAARLTSAQLAMLWEGIDWRRPDWGVPPARVG, from the coding sequence ATGATCGGGCCTGGGACAGGTGTTCGGGTTTATATCGCCTGCGGTGTCACGGACATGCGCAAGGGGATAGAGGGGCTGGCTGCTCTTGCCCAGGATGTGCTGCGCCAGAAGCCGACGGGAGGTGCGGTCTTCGCGTTTCGGGGCAAGCGGGGCGACCGTTTGAAGCTATTGTATTTTGACGGCCAGGGGTTCTGCCTTTATTACAAAATCTTGCAGAAAGGGCGGTTTCCATGGCCCTTGGCAGCAGATGGAGCAGCCCGGTTGACGTCTGCTCAACTGGCAATGCTGTGGGAAGGGATTGATTGGCGACGGCCCGACTGGGGCGTTCCTCCGGCCCGTGTCGGTTGA
- a CDS encoding IS66 family transposase — protein sequence MSNASQNLPDDPAFLKAMIASLEAKNAKMSATLQAHDQLIQSLRLRIARLKKHGFGKSSEKIEREIQQLELALEDLMIAASEGSSEPLAEDEETEPAAPEESMPEKTMRRRPRVSDKAARERRELDPGTCCPACGGELRLVGEDVSKILDMIAAQMKVIEIARLKKSCRCCEKMVQLPAPSRPISGSMAGAGLLAYILVSKFDDHLPLYRLNEIFARMGVDIPDSTLVDWCGRAMQVLLPLIELIEAAIMSSDLLHADDTPIRVLDRSLRDKGLGKGVKKGRLWTYVRDQRPWAGIAPPGAVYYFAPDWKEEHVHRHLKEASGILQADGYKGYAKLYEAGTDGKRRFREASCWAHWRRDFHDIWTSNKSEIAREALDRIGALYDIERGIAGKSADIRLAARQKHSKAKVEAFRVWAEAQLTRIPGKSDLAGAFRYGLSRWSSFCLFLEDGRVAIDNNAAERALRPIGVGRRNWLFAGADTGAETLARAMTIIETAKMNGLDPQAYLADVLDRIQDHKINRLAELLPWNWKPTAAIICAEAA from the coding sequence ATGTCAAACGCGAGCCAAAATCTTCCCGATGATCCGGCCTTCCTGAAGGCGATGATCGCCTCGCTTGAGGCGAAGAACGCGAAGATGTCTGCGACCTTGCAGGCGCATGATCAGTTGATCCAGTCCCTGCGGCTGCGCATCGCCAGGCTGAAGAAACATGGCTTCGGCAAGTCGTCGGAAAAGATCGAGCGGGAAATCCAGCAGTTGGAACTGGCGCTCGAGGACCTGATGATTGCCGCTTCGGAAGGCAGCAGCGAGCCACTCGCCGAGGACGAAGAAACGGAGCCTGCCGCGCCTGAGGAAAGCATGCCTGAAAAGACCATGCGCCGCCGTCCGCGCGTGTCGGACAAGGCCGCTCGCGAGCGCAGGGAACTTGATCCCGGAACGTGCTGCCCCGCTTGTGGTGGCGAACTGCGGCTTGTCGGCGAAGACGTCAGCAAAATCCTCGACATGATCGCCGCACAGATGAAGGTCATCGAGATCGCCCGGCTGAAGAAGTCCTGCCGCTGCTGCGAGAAGATGGTGCAGTTGCCCGCGCCCAGCCGTCCGATATCGGGCAGCATGGCGGGCGCTGGTCTTCTGGCCTATATCCTGGTCTCGAAGTTCGACGACCACTTGCCGCTCTATCGCCTGAACGAAATCTTCGCCCGCATGGGCGTTGATATCCCCGACAGCACGTTGGTCGATTGGTGTGGCCGCGCCATGCAGGTGCTCCTGCCGCTGATCGAGTTGATCGAAGCCGCGATCATGAGCAGCGACCTTCTCCACGCCGACGACACGCCGATCCGGGTTCTGGATCGTTCTCTACGCGACAAGGGGCTGGGGAAAGGGGTGAAGAAGGGCAGGCTCTGGACCTATGTCCGGGACCAGCGCCCATGGGCGGGCATAGCTCCGCCCGGTGCGGTCTATTATTTTGCTCCCGACTGGAAGGAAGAGCACGTTCACCGTCACCTCAAGGAGGCGAGCGGCATCCTTCAGGCCGATGGCTACAAAGGCTATGCGAAGTTATATGAGGCCGGAACGGACGGGAAACGCCGCTTCCGGGAGGCTTCATGTTGGGCGCATTGGCGGCGCGACTTCCACGATATCTGGACCTCGAACAAATCCGAGATTGCCCGCGAGGCTCTCGACCGTATCGGCGCGCTTTACGACATCGAGCGCGGCATTGCAGGCAAGTCTGCCGATATCCGTCTTGCCGCGCGCCAGAAGCACAGCAAGGCAAAGGTCGAAGCATTCCGCGTCTGGGCCGAAGCGCAACTGACCCGTATCCCCGGCAAGAGCGATCTGGCGGGCGCTTTCCGGTACGGCTTGAGCAGGTGGTCTTCATTCTGCCTGTTCCTGGAAGATGGCCGTGTCGCAATCGATAACAACGCCGCCGAGCGGGCGTTGCGTCCTATCGGCGTTGGAAGACGAAACTGGCTCTTCGCGGGTGCCGACACTGGAGCAGAAACCCTGGCGCGGGCCATGACGATTATCGAAACCGCCAAGATGAATGGCCTTGATCCGCAGGCCTATCTGGCTGATGTGCTCGACCGCATTCAGGATCACAAGATCAATCGCCTCGCGGAGCTGCTTCCATGGAACTGGAAGCCGACAGCGGCAATCATCTGCGCCGAGGCCGCTTGA
- a CDS encoding recombinase family protein: protein MPQTATVSSPSAPQRLIGYARVSTDDQLNDAQVDELRAAGCDRIHQEHGSGSSRASPVLTKLLKDLTSGDVLVVVRLDRLARSVNHLLHVIEDLEKRGVHFRSLRDPVDTSTPQGIFSLQVLGAVAQLERSLIVERTKAGIKAAKARGKVPGNPGLRERRPEAIKAVSKARQKLYLDELISSAQTWLPTVRQLRPQHSWDNVVRVLNRRGHDWTVERLRRAVHRMVREKLAEPEVLARSPRRAPEDHLMKLVAAITIADPSLSLREIAAQLDQMGERPAHGSRKWQPSSVRALLDEAHRFGLVRS from the coding sequence ATGCCACAGACAGCAACCGTCAGCTCCCCGTCCGCGCCGCAACGGCTGATCGGATACGCGCGGGTTTCAACGGACGATCAGCTCAACGACGCCCAGGTCGATGAGTTGCGCGCAGCCGGCTGCGACCGCATTCATCAGGAGCACGGATCCGGCTCATCTCGCGCAAGTCCGGTGCTCACCAAGTTGCTGAAGGATCTCACTTCTGGCGACGTGCTAGTCGTCGTTCGTCTCGATCGCTTGGCACGATCAGTCAATCATCTGCTTCACGTGATCGAAGATCTCGAAAAGCGCGGAGTTCATTTCCGCTCGTTGCGCGATCCGGTCGACACGTCCACGCCGCAGGGCATCTTTTCCCTGCAGGTGCTCGGGGCCGTCGCCCAGCTTGAGCGCTCTCTAATCGTCGAACGAACCAAAGCTGGCATTAAGGCTGCGAAAGCCAGAGGGAAGGTTCCCGGAAACCCCGGTCTGCGCGAGCGCCGACCGGAGGCGATCAAGGCGGTGTCGAAAGCACGCCAGAAACTTTATCTCGACGAACTGATTTCGTCGGCACAGACGTGGCTCCCGACCGTGCGGCAGCTCCGGCCGCAGCACAGCTGGGACAATGTCGTGCGCGTCCTTAACCGCCGCGGCCACGACTGGACCGTCGAGCGGCTCCGACGCGCTGTTCACCGGATGGTTCGTGAGAAGCTTGCAGAGCCAGAGGTGCTGGCCCGCTCACCGCGCCGCGCTCCCGAAGATCATTTGATGAAGTTGGTCGCCGCGATCACCATCGCCGATCCCAGTCTGTCGCTGCGCGAGATTGCCGCGCAACTGGACCAAATGGGGGAACGACCGGCGCATGGCAGTAGGAAGTGGCAGCCCTCTTCCGTCAGGGCGCTGTTGGATGAGGCACATCGCTTCGGCTTAGTTCGTTCTTGA
- a CDS encoding calcium-binding protein, with amino-acid sequence MEKTILGGPGSNSLFGSNGDDIIVDPTGDDWIDGGPGSDSISAGEGNDRVFGGVGNDHVFGDEGNDYLYGDLGRGNPRIPAPAILGEDNDKLYGGPGDDSLFAGDGRDSLTGGADHDTFVFQFHNPMAGYDQNYEPKSDHTSIVDFDPVQDTFTFDAVKFGSDGLAANFVNHATRGNQVDTFYSGPANGAHGEHVVVITDHGFADGSAAARDISGEAAGDIVAYFNYNTMTAELGYVTSDNQVDDFAHLANVQSLLHLAGLGLTASDFMFC; translated from the coding sequence ATGGAAAAAACAATTCTGGGTGGCCCCGGTAGCAACAGTCTCTTTGGCAGCAATGGTGATGATATAATAGTCGATCCCACGGGAGATGACTGGATCGACGGTGGTCCCGGCAGCGACTCAATCTCGGCCGGCGAGGGCAATGACCGAGTCTTCGGTGGTGTGGGCAATGACCACGTCTTTGGCGACGAGGGCAATGACTACCTCTACGGCGACCTTGGCCGCGGCAACCCGCGTATCCCCGCACCGGCCATCCTCGGTGAGGACAACGACAAGCTCTACGGCGGCCCCGGCGACGACTCCCTCTTCGCTGGCGACGGCAGGGACTCTTTGACCGGAGGTGCCGACCACGACACCTTTGTATTCCAGTTCCACAATCCCATGGCGGGATACGATCAAAACTACGAGCCAAAATCGGACCACACCAGCATTGTGGATTTTGACCCAGTGCAAGATACTTTCACCTTCGACGCGGTGAAATTTGGCAGCGATGGTCTTGCGGCGAATTTCGTCAATCATGCGACGCGCGGCAATCAGGTGGACACGTTCTATAGCGGCCCCGCCAACGGCGCGCACGGCGAGCACGTCGTCGTGATCACCGATCACGGTTTCGCCGATGGTTCAGCCGCAGCCAGGGATATCTCCGGCGAAGCTGCAGGCGATATCGTTGCCTATTTTAATTACAACACCATGACCGCGGAGCTGGGTTATGTTACCTCCGACAATCAGGTGGATGACTTCGCGCATTTGGCTAACGTGCAGAGTTTGCTCCACTTGGCCGGCCTGGGTCTGACCGCGTCCGATTTCATGTTCTGCTAA
- a CDS encoding tyrosine-type recombinase/integrase has product MRVLKSAPMASSDEARVARAEALDALDAILPFDRRDQLAALLTDEDVATLKHLAKQGMGDNTLRALASDLGYLEAWCQLATGFPLPWPAPEALLLKFVAHHLWDPVERAADPSHGMPVEVEAGLRAQGLLRVDGPHAPDTVRRRLTSWSILTRWRGLSGEFSAPSLKTALRLAVRAAPRQRRRKSKKAVTGDVLAKLLSTCAGDRLVDLRDRALLLTAFASGGRRRSEIASLRIEDLIDEEPVRQNPADKDSSLLPCLTINLGRTKTTTADDDAHVVLIGRPVTALKQWLTSAGIDSGPLFRRIDQWGNIDRRALTPQSVNLILKTRCKRAGLDAEAFSAHGLRSGYLTEAANRGIPLPEAMQQSLHKSVTQAASYYNNAERKNGRAARLVI; this is encoded by the coding sequence ATGCGTGTGCTAAAATCCGCCCCAATGGCGTCCTCGGACGAAGCGCGGGTCGCGCGCGCCGAGGCGCTTGACGCTCTGGATGCTATTCTTCCGTTCGATCGGCGCGACCAACTGGCAGCACTGCTCACAGACGAAGACGTTGCCACATTAAAACATCTAGCCAAGCAGGGCATGGGCGACAATACATTGCGGGCGCTCGCCTCCGACCTCGGCTATCTGGAAGCCTGGTGCCAGCTTGCGACCGGTTTCCCCCTGCCCTGGCCGGCGCCGGAAGCACTGCTGCTGAAATTCGTGGCGCACCATCTGTGGGACCCCGTCGAACGCGCCGCGGATCCGAGCCACGGCATGCCGGTGGAGGTCGAGGCGGGGTTGCGGGCCCAAGGGCTGTTGCGCGTCGACGGTCCGCATGCGCCGGATACGGTGCGGCGGCGCCTGACCTCCTGGTCGATCCTGACGCGCTGGCGCGGGCTGAGCGGAGAATTTTCGGCGCCCTCGCTGAAGACGGCGCTTAGGCTGGCGGTTCGAGCCGCACCGCGGCAACGCCGCCGCAAGAGCAAAAAAGCCGTCACCGGCGACGTGCTGGCAAAGTTGCTTTCCACCTGTGCCGGCGATCGCCTGGTGGATCTCCGTGATCGGGCGCTATTGCTGACCGCCTTCGCCTCCGGCGGCCGCCGGCGCTCCGAAATCGCCAGCCTTCGGATCGAGGATCTCATCGATGAGGAGCCGGTGCGCCAGAACCCGGCCGATAAGGACTCGTCTCTCCTGCCCTGCCTGACCATCAATCTCGGCCGCACCAAGACGACGACCGCCGATGACGACGCCCACGTCGTGCTGATCGGTCGGCCGGTTACCGCACTGAAACAGTGGCTGACGTCAGCCGGGATCGACAGCGGACCGCTGTTTAGGCGCATCGACCAATGGGGCAACATCGACCGGCGGGCGCTGACGCCGCAATCGGTCAATCTGATCCTCAAGACCCGTTGCAAGAGGGCCGGGTTGGATGCGGAGGCGTTTTCCGCGCACGGATTACGCTCCGGCTATCTGACCGAGGCCGCCAACCGTGGCATTCCCTTACCCGAAGCGATGCAGCAATCGCTGCACAAGTCGGTAACGCAGGCAGCGAGCTATTACAACAACGCCGAGCGGAAGAATGGCCGGGCGGCACGGCTTGTCATCTGA
- a CDS encoding type II toxin-antitoxin system Phd/YefM family antitoxin codes for MTATVTAAAVSKNFGAFQDAAVREPVIITKNGRPRTVLIAYEDYLRLMRRERRVDLTTALGDADIAAVETSEMDPGLDRLNAELLTDKNAAG; via the coding sequence ATGACAGCGACGGTCACCGCCGCGGCGGTTTCGAAAAATTTCGGCGCCTTTCAAGATGCCGCGGTTCGCGAGCCGGTGATCATCACCAAGAACGGCCGGCCCCGTACGGTGCTCATTGCCTATGAGGACTATCTTCGGCTGATGCGGCGAGAGCGTCGCGTCGACCTGACGACGGCGCTTGGCGACGCGGACATCGCTGCGGTCGAAACATCCGAAATGGACCCGGGTCTCGATCGTCTCAATGCCGAACTGCTGACGGACAAGAATGCTGCCGGCTGA
- a CDS encoding plasmid maintenance toxin (PemK-like): MLPAEPKVGWVFRYSYLWHRHHLEGREEGDKDRPSLVLAIVAALEDETPVVRVLPITHSPPSNPDDAIEIPPATKRRLGLDDERSWIVLTESNRFVWPGPDIRPLDRESGYYGPLPPALFAAVKQRFVALARGQGHRSTSRSD; the protein is encoded by the coding sequence ATGCTGCCGGCTGAACCGAAGGTCGGCTGGGTCTTCCGTTATTCCTATCTCTGGCACCGTCATCACCTCGAGGGACGGGAGGAGGGCGACAAGGATCGGCCGAGCCTGGTGCTGGCGATCGTGGCCGCGCTTGAGGACGAAACGCCGGTCGTGCGCGTCTTGCCGATCACCCATTCGCCGCCAAGCAATCCGGATGATGCCATCGAGATCCCGCCGGCCACCAAGCGCCGCCTTGGCCTCGACGACGAACGCTCGTGGATCGTTTTGACCGAAAGCAACCGCTTTGTCTGGCCGGGCCCCGATATTCGTCCGCTCGACCGCGAAAGCGGCTATTACGGGCCATTGCCGCCGGCGCTGTTTGCTGCGGTCAAGCAGCGGTTTGTGGCACTTGCCCGCGGGCAGGGTCATCGTTCCACGAGCCGCAGCGACTGA
- a CDS encoding Mu transposase C-terminal domain-containing protein, with product MSRKPDKLSVEEAAWLRAVSREKVIRPLALLPRLSAAHVGRACRELKLGQTRFYELLNQYRASPVTSSLLDAISGPSKGRTLLSPDIEEIIQAAIRDTYRKRERPTVTALHDRVRQVCDERGVRAPSWTAVRARVDCIDPAILLQWREGAKAAKQKFGSVVQEYNADYALQIVQIDHTLVDVFIVDAVSRKPLQRPWLTLAIDIASRMVAGFYLSLERPSSTSVALAIQNVVMPKAPRLQSMGVDVVWPVFGLPDVIHLDNGAEFHGKALVRGAAEHGIELMYRPVARPHYGGHIERLIGTMMGAVHLLPGSTSSNIAKRGSYDPQKHAAMTLDELERWLVLQIVGRYHADVHSVLLLPPRTAWDDAKAARSQPVRLPHDPERFLLDFLPYKERCIRRDGLHLFGIRYWDDVLSPFAGRSSRQLRVKYDPRDLSCVYLEQGDGSMWPVRFAALDRPAITLGEHRLARATLRARGASAVDEQLIFQTIAEQRRLMESAVQQTRAMRRHTERTERGLAAFDRTTDLPESNDEDDVCIDISPLSVEEWS from the coding sequence ATGAGCCGGAAGCCAGACAAGTTGAGCGTCGAGGAGGCAGCCTGGCTGAGGGCTGTGTCGCGCGAGAAGGTTATTCGTCCCTTAGCTCTTTTGCCTCGCCTTTCTGCCGCGCATGTGGGCAGGGCATGCCGAGAGCTGAAGTTGGGGCAAACGCGTTTCTACGAGCTGCTGAACCAGTATCGCGCATCGCCGGTCACGAGCTCGTTGCTGGATGCTATATCGGGACCTTCCAAGGGCAGAACGCTGTTGTCGCCGGACATCGAAGAGATCATTCAGGCGGCAATCCGCGATACCTACCGCAAACGTGAGCGGCCGACGGTTACCGCGCTTCACGATCGCGTGCGGCAAGTTTGCGATGAACGCGGAGTTCGCGCCCCATCGTGGACAGCCGTTCGGGCGCGGGTGGATTGCATCGATCCCGCGATACTTCTGCAGTGGAGGGAAGGCGCGAAGGCGGCCAAGCAAAAGTTCGGCTCGGTCGTGCAAGAATATAACGCCGACTACGCCCTTCAGATCGTTCAGATCGACCACACGCTGGTGGATGTGTTCATCGTAGATGCTGTCAGCCGGAAGCCGCTACAGCGGCCGTGGCTGACGCTGGCGATCGATATTGCCAGCCGAATGGTGGCTGGCTTCTATCTCAGCCTGGAGCGCCCTTCATCGACATCGGTCGCGCTGGCAATCCAGAACGTAGTGATGCCGAAAGCACCTCGGCTGCAGTCGATGGGTGTTGATGTCGTGTGGCCGGTTTTTGGATTGCCCGACGTCATTCATCTCGACAACGGAGCAGAATTCCATGGCAAGGCTCTCGTCAGGGGCGCCGCTGAGCACGGGATCGAGCTCATGTATAGGCCTGTCGCGCGGCCGCATTACGGTGGGCATATCGAACGGCTGATCGGAACCATGATGGGCGCCGTGCACCTGCTTCCGGGATCCACTTCAAGCAACATTGCCAAGCGAGGGTCTTACGATCCACAGAAACACGCCGCAATGACACTAGACGAATTGGAGAGATGGTTGGTCCTCCAGATCGTCGGCCGCTACCATGCCGACGTTCACAGTGTCTTGCTGCTTCCTCCGCGAACAGCCTGGGACGATGCGAAGGCCGCCCGTTCCCAGCCCGTGCGCTTGCCCCATGACCCGGAGCGATTTTTGCTCGATTTTCTGCCCTACAAGGAGCGCTGTATCCGCAGGGATGGCCTGCACCTGTTCGGAATTCGCTATTGGGATGACGTTCTAAGCCCTTTCGCAGGGCGATCATCCCGCCAACTGCGGGTCAAGTATGATCCCCGCGATCTTTCCTGTGTTTACTTGGAACAAGGAGACGGATCGATGTGGCCGGTACGTTTTGCGGCTCTGGACCGGCCGGCGATTACGCTCGGCGAACATCGTCTGGCGCGTGCCACTCTGAGAGCACGGGGAGCCAGCGCTGTCGATGAACAGCTAATTTTCCAAACTATCGCAGAGCAGAGAAGGCTTATGGAGAGCGCTGTGCAGCAGACCAGAGCCATGCGCCGCCATACCGAACGGACTGAGCGCGGGTTGGCAGCTTTTGATCGAACGACCGATTTGCCGGAATCGAATGACGAAGACGATGTCTGCATCGACATATCGCCATTGTCGGTGGAGGAATGGTCTTGA
- a CDS encoding TniB family NTP-binding protein, protein MVLSDYAHLLPAYRSHAELSDNERIAWIRADRWLETAQANSALIRLEDLLSYPPRDRMPCLLLYGDTGMGKTKIIRKFLRNHPAIFDRGTGETVMPVVAMQMPAEPLERDVYGELLNALGAPGPSSDAAFRLKSVCRSLMRRMGVRMLVIDEIHAMLTGTFRQQRIFLNVIRFLANDLKVPLICAGTDLAQQALLTDPQLAERFEAFHLERWSNNQRLTQLLSSLVSIFPLRQPSAVTSPAVRRRVLELTDGVTVRIFRLMETVATDAIHNGSECITADSFSREDLVLPLVSMARHSERSLHRRSAR, encoded by the coding sequence ATGGTCTTGAGCGACTATGCCCACCTTCTGCCGGCTTACCGAAGCCATGCCGAATTGAGCGATAATGAGCGCATTGCCTGGATCCGGGCGGATCGCTGGCTCGAAACGGCTCAGGCAAATTCGGCATTGATACGGCTCGAGGATCTGCTTTCCTATCCTCCACGTGATCGTATGCCCTGCCTCCTCCTGTATGGGGACACTGGTATGGGAAAAACAAAAATCATCCGCAAATTTCTTCGCAATCATCCCGCAATTTTCGACAGGGGAACCGGCGAAACCGTCATGCCGGTCGTGGCGATGCAGATGCCCGCGGAGCCGTTGGAGCGGGATGTGTACGGCGAGCTCTTAAATGCGCTCGGCGCACCTGGGCCAAGCAGTGACGCAGCATTCCGCCTCAAGTCGGTCTGTCGTAGCCTGATGCGCAGGATGGGCGTGCGAATGCTTGTGATCGACGAGATCCACGCAATGCTGACTGGCACGTTTCGCCAGCAGCGGATTTTTCTCAACGTAATCCGCTTTCTCGCCAATGATCTCAAGGTTCCGTTGATCTGCGCGGGCACGGATCTTGCCCAGCAGGCTCTTCTGACGGACCCACAGCTTGCCGAGCGGTTTGAAGCATTTCATCTTGAGCGTTGGTCTAACAATCAGCGCCTGACGCAGCTTCTTTCAAGCCTGGTATCCATTTTTCCGCTACGCCAGCCATCGGCCGTGACATCTCCGGCAGTTCGCCGGCGAGTCCTGGAGCTCACGGATGGCGTGACGGTGCGCATATTCAGGCTGATGGAGACCGTCGCTACTGACGCCATCCACAATGGCAGTGAATGTATCACCGCAGACAGCTTCAGCCGTGAGGATCTTGTGTTGCCGCTCGTCTCCATGGCGCGGCATTCGGAACGTTCGCTTCATCGGCGATCGGCGCGGTGA
- a CDS encoding TniQ family protein — translation MRSIPLLPIAPRPYPDELISSWQARVACRYGCTPAEIELWLGHGDRPSMFASFELCDFRPDPLVIRLWARTARLKIADVEAMMLSRQVRSIDWYVSDHSQRGICSDCLDEDVSAGRDHYLRREWAHVEAAACGKHRRLLQDFCDRCFARGRFRFECSEEGARLVCGDCSTVVSGGQNKIEGGADLDFLLMLTAAVDAAIEGRKGSVALNEITAVIETLWSRSQANGKPFIAWLDLKLPFGRLPVFTARGNPVAGLSLPWRAATFVAAAQLLDLAQARRWLGPPPPFLRQAFADRKRNPLPQAIETLDADKILETAPKLKLRSDVEYQRLAEQILASHDWKAISETRGRLRDRKLGRLMNQALNSEAGKSEALRPAAP, via the coding sequence GTGAGGTCGATCCCACTCCTGCCGATCGCGCCGCGGCCTTATCCGGATGAGCTGATCTCGTCCTGGCAGGCCAGAGTGGCTTGTCGCTATGGATGCACGCCGGCCGAAATCGAGCTCTGGCTGGGGCATGGGGATCGGCCGTCGATGTTCGCCAGTTTCGAATTGTGCGATTTTCGTCCGGATCCGCTGGTCATCAGATTGTGGGCGCGGACCGCCAGATTAAAGATCGCCGATGTCGAAGCAATGATGCTGAGCCGACAGGTAAGGTCGATCGACTGGTATGTTTCCGATCACAGCCAGCGGGGCATTTGCTCCGACTGCCTTGATGAGGATGTGTCGGCCGGCCGGGATCACTATCTTCGTCGCGAATGGGCTCATGTTGAGGCTGCGGCTTGCGGCAAGCATCGCCGACTGCTGCAAGATTTCTGCGATCGCTGTTTCGCGCGGGGCCGATTCCGTTTCGAATGTAGCGAGGAAGGGGCGAGGCTCGTCTGCGGAGATTGCTCGACCGTGGTATCGGGCGGGCAAAATAAGATCGAGGGTGGGGCCGATCTGGATTTCCTCCTCATGCTGACGGCAGCTGTGGACGCCGCTATCGAAGGGAGGAAGGGTAGCGTCGCATTGAACGAGATAACAGCCGTGATCGAAACCTTGTGGTCGCGATCACAGGCGAATGGAAAGCCGTTCATCGCGTGGCTTGACCTGAAGCTGCCGTTTGGGCGTCTTCCCGTTTTCACCGCCCGTGGCAACCCGGTCGCCGGCCTGTCACTACCGTGGCGCGCCGCCACATTCGTGGCCGCAGCGCAGTTGCTTGATCTGGCGCAGGCAAGACGATGGTTGGGACCGCCACCCCCTTTCCTCAGGCAAGCATTTGCTGACCGAAAGCGCAATCCACTGCCGCAAGCCATCGAAACGCTTGATGCCGATAAGATTCTGGAAACTGCCCCGAAGCTCAAGCTTCGATCGGACGTGGAGTATCAACGTTTGGCCGAACAGATCTTGGCCAGCCACGATTGGAAGGCGATTTCCGAGACGAGGGGGCGCTTGCGTGATAGAAAGCTCGGCCGTCTCATGAACCAGGCCCTCAACAGCGAGGCAGGCAAAAGCGAAGCGCTTCGTCCTGCAGCGCCCTGA
- a CDS encoding NUDIX hydrolase, producing MKPKKESRKPVKPPSKHLLQQLAQTPETLFANAFRNQYGAICFRRKNGDREVEILVITSRDTGRWIVPKGWPIKGKEPHEAAATEAWEEAGVRGKVRKTPIGRYTYLKELEGGKVVPCVVEMFQVEVKEVGSQFKERGQRVVDWVSPDEAARRVREVELKSLLVNFKPQD from the coding sequence ATGAAGCCAAAGAAGGAAAGCCGTAAGCCCGTAAAGCCTCCGTCAAAGCATTTGCTGCAACAGCTTGCGCAGACACCTGAGACGCTGTTTGCAAACGCGTTCCGCAACCAGTACGGCGCCATTTGCTTTCGCCGCAAGAATGGCGACCGCGAAGTCGAAATTCTGGTGATCACGTCCCGCGACACCGGGCGATGGATCGTCCCGAAAGGATGGCCGATAAAAGGCAAGGAGCCTCATGAAGCAGCCGCTACGGAAGCATGGGAGGAGGCCGGGGTTCGAGGCAAGGTGAGAAAGACACCAATCGGGCGCTACACCTATCTGAAAGAGCTCGAGGGCGGCAAAGTTGTCCCCTGCGTGGTAGAGATGTTTCAGGTGGAGGTCAAAGAGGTCGGGAGCCAGTTCAAAGAGCGGGGACAGCGTGTGGTCGATTGGGTTAGCCCTGACGAGGCGGCCCGGAGGGTGCGCGAGGTCGAGCTCAAATCGCTGCTCGTCAATTTCAAACCTCAAGACTAG
- a CDS encoding HAD family hydrolase, with amino-acid sequence MLFDVDGVLVHGYTGQLQRRRRWDEHLLADLGIDSSAFTEFFIKQVFEKEVLTGRKALISALEETLPKLGFHGSPFVVASYWLNRDSHINMQLLELVRQIRRTGQVRLYVATNQEHMRAFHLWNRHGFENLFDDMFHAARFGELKPGRGFFERASDILGAQSEPPLFFDDSEAVVEAVNAFGWEGVLYQDVSDCAEHPWIAQLLSQHA; translated from the coding sequence GTGCTTTTTGATGTCGATGGCGTCCTTGTCCATGGCTATACAGGGCAGTTGCAGCGCCGCAGGCGCTGGGACGAACATTTGCTGGCCGACCTCGGGATTGATTCCTCCGCGTTCACCGAGTTCTTCATCAAGCAGGTATTTGAAAAAGAAGTTCTGACGGGTCGGAAGGCGCTGATTTCCGCTCTCGAAGAGACCCTTCCGAAATTGGGCTTCCATGGCTCGCCCTTTGTCGTTGCCAGTTATTGGCTTAATCGGGACAGCCACATCAACATGCAATTGTTGGAGCTTGTCCGCCAAATTCGGCGAACAGGGCAGGTTCGGCTATATGTCGCCACCAATCAGGAGCACATGCGTGCCTTCCATCTTTGGAATCGCCACGGCTTTGAAAACCTATTCGATGATATGTTTCATGCTGCAAGGTTTGGCGAGCTAAAGCCGGGTCGCGGATTTTTTGAACGCGCCTCGGACATTCTTGGCGCCCAATCTGAGCCGCCACTTTTCTTCGATGACTCTGAGGCAGTCGTAGAAGCTGTCAATGCGTTCGGCTGGGAAGGGGTCCTGTATCAAGATGTTTCCGATTGCGCCGAGCACCCTTGGATTGCTCAGCTGTTGTCGCAGCACGCCTGA